A single window of Solea solea chromosome 9, fSolSol10.1, whole genome shotgun sequence DNA harbors:
- the LOC131465913 gene encoding transmembrane protein 275-like, protein MVLPEKTSRPSAPKRVTQQRALRHQSLPSPALCCACGLCIMLAGINITLVGAFAFGTFVPTGNPPIIIGPLLLLIALAFFTACCVVSRRPRAQMANKAKGAEKWGLMRMGTAAFEMETSEHTLQDTTAVQLSPTNSPSTSHKSGSSQGGDAALPACQDDTSELHKSETSDSKESTPILTLPAHKTSST, encoded by the coding sequence ATGGTACTTCCTGAAAAGACCTCCAGACCATCTGCTCCGAAGAGGGTCACGCAGCAGCGTGCTCTGCGGCACCAGAGCTTGCCCTCCCCGGCTCTGTGCTGTGCCTGTGGCCTGTGCATCATGCTGGCTGGCATTAACATCACCCTGGTGGGAGCTTTTGCCTTTGGCACCTTCGTCCCTACTGGTAACCCTCCCATCATCATTGGGCCTCTTCTTTTGCTGATAGCGTTGGCCTTCTTCACGGCCTGCTGCGTGGTCAGCAGGAGACCTCGGGCCCAAATGGCCAACAAGGCTAAAGGCGCTGAAAAGTGGGGGTTGATGCGAATGGGTACTGCGGCATTTGAGATGGAGACAAGCGAGCACACGCTGCAGGACACCACAGCCGTTCAGCTCAGCCCCACCAACTCCCCCAGCACCTCTCACAAGTCCGGCTCCAGTCAGGGGGGAGATGCCGCTCTACCTGCCTGCCAGGATGACACCAGTGAGCTGCACAAATCTGAGACCTCTGACAGCAAGGAGAGCACTCCCATACTAACGCTGCCTGCTCACAAGACTTCCTCCACATAG